In Chitinivorax tropicus, the following proteins share a genomic window:
- a CDS encoding acetoacetate decarboxylase family protein, with translation MDGWHVAEYVGRQAQVPVLPAPWRLTGTGYLLAIRMPDAVLDEQAFLDDALRLTREGNLAYVMFVDYHTADCGPYRELLFMPGSCDFSGQRCLTISKIYVSSLSSIVNGARNWGIPKEHCDFDVQYGKDGIDRIRARKNGKVFVDLHLTHSGLRLPAKSSWIPERFRRLGQLRHGMHFIYTPKGRGNFRRAAMLCAEVDAAYFPDFTQGKLQFACRVTDFEMIFPVADIQPTHIDSDLE, from the coding sequence GTGGACGGATGGCATGTTGCAGAGTACGTGGGCAGGCAGGCACAAGTACCGGTGCTGCCCGCACCATGGCGGTTGACGGGTACGGGCTACCTGCTGGCTATTCGCATGCCAGATGCAGTCTTGGACGAACAGGCTTTTCTGGATGATGCGTTGCGTCTCACGCGTGAGGGCAATCTGGCCTATGTCATGTTCGTCGATTACCACACGGCAGACTGCGGCCCATATCGGGAGCTGCTGTTCATGCCAGGGTCGTGTGATTTTTCCGGCCAACGCTGCCTGACCATCAGCAAGATCTATGTATCGAGCTTGAGCAGCATCGTCAACGGTGCGAGAAACTGGGGCATACCGAAGGAACATTGCGATTTTGATGTGCAATATGGCAAAGATGGTATTGATCGCATCCGTGCCCGCAAGAATGGCAAAGTATTCGTCGATCTGCACTTGACCCATAGTGGGCTGCGCCTGCCGGCCAAATCAAGCTGGATTCCCGAGCGGTTCAGGCGCCTGGGTCAGCTGCGGCACGGAATGCATTTCATCTACACCCCGAAGGGGAGAGGGAATTTCCGCCGGGCCGCCATGTTGTGTGCAGAGGTGGATGCCGCGTATTTCCCTGATTTCACGCAAGGCAAGCTACAGTTCGCTTGCCGGGTGACTGATTTCGAGATGATCTTTCCGGTGGCGGATATCCAGCCTACCCATATCGATTCTGATCTGGAATGA